The window CAAATGATGAAAATGTGTTTTGTGAAAGCATGGAAACTTGCCTATATTATTCTggaaaaaattgaagagaaTAGAAATGGAGGACTTTTTACAGTGACATGAACTCCAGCGAATGACGAACCTTGTTATCTATGAGAAGTtccaataaataattattccaAAGAAACCTTGGGTCAGCCTGCAGCAAAAGAAAAGTTGGGTGAGGCAATTAGAAGTACTGACTTATGTCAAATCAAGATCCACAGAGTATATCTTTAGCTTCATACACTGCgagataaataaaacaaaccTTATTCCATCCCCTACTTAAGGAAGGAACCGACTAGATAGAGGATGCAGGAGAGGAATACTAAATTGAAGTAAATATAATAcatcaaatatattaattccCCCGGACAGAGCAGATAGAGAATAGTAAAGAACATCAACATTAAAAGACTGAAGCTACTCTACTAGAATGGTTACCTGTCTCCAGAGAGGAAGCAGTTTTGACTCATCGCCCAATTCATGCAATCGTTGAGAACTGCACATGCAAATACTTAGAAATGAGAACAGCCATTAAAGAGGAGTTGAGTAAATTCCTATTGCACGTGGCTTTATCAAAAACCAGTATTAACTCCAAGATGTTGTAGAGTTATGGCATGACTAAGAATAGTGAAATTGTTCTATAAAAGTAGTTTTTACCTTAGAGTTAAATTGGTGTCATAGGAAAAGTATAGCCCAGGAGTATGCTCTGCAACATTGAGCAACTCAGAGAATTCGGTCTCCACTTTCTTCTGCAGAACATTTTGTAACAGAAAGTTAGCTAACTTGTATATTTTAAGCAATTAAATATTCTATTGTAGAGGAATTAGAAAGGTTGACCTGCTCCGCAGGAGAGTTCTTAAGTGCGTGATTGCAATGAAGAATCTTCAAGGAAGTGGCTTTAAAGATAGGATGCCCCATGTATGACCCAACACACTCACGCCCGGTTATAACTATCAGATAAGACCCTAAGAGAGCAAGAAACACAAACCATCAAAATTCTGAAAAGATTGATCGGATATGAGTTAATACTCCAGCATCAGGATTAAAACCAGGCTCATGCAATGCCAGGAAGCAGCGACCACATATCAAATTAACAAATTTCAAGCAAGTGAGAAGAAAATAAGACACGaatttcaaagaaaaagattGGTCACAAAACCTGCGATGAGCTTTAACATCCCGATTACACCATAAATGTTTCTAATTTTTGGGACTCGAACGGAACTGCATTCCGGAAGATCATCTGCATTGGAAATgtaaaaaacaaattaataaaacaaaGAAACTCAGCAAAAGATCCATGAGCACCAAGTGATGAAGAACTTCTTGGCAGTATCATATTGAAAAAGATGAAGCGTCGCACCAGTCAGCTTCATAGACCCATCGTTGCGGCTGATCGATAGAAAGGACCCACTGGACCCGTCAGTAGGCTCGACAACATACTGCTCGGGGAATTCCCAGAGTCTCATGCGAGTGAACAGCTTCTGCCCAGAATCTGCCCTCTCCATCATAATTGGGGTTGTTTCACTGCAAACACTAATTTGGATCAAAACCATTGCCAAATCTGTAACTTACCCTCACCTCAAATGCTACCAAACTAACATTTAAAAACATTCTCTATCTGCAGATCCTCTAAGTTTTTCGAGAATTGGCAAGCAGCAATGCAAATTCTCGACATGGGATTACGGCAACAAGATCTTGCATTCAATTCTCTTCTGTTCGCATCTTGTCTGAGAGATCTTAACATAACAAATACAACATTTATGCGTAGGAGCTGAAATTTGAGCTGGCAGAGTATGAAATGTCAAATCAAAACCAAACTTGAATCAATGCCTCCCACAATTGCGAATCAAAACCATTACTTTGAGAGATTCAAGAACATGCTATTCGATGGAGCTTGAGCTAAACAAAACCAAGTAAAAAGGAAACTTCCGTACGACAAGAAACATGACAGAGGGACAAGACAGCCAAAAGGGTCACCTGATTTGAGATCAATATCCAATCTTGACAGCAAATTTTCCAAGATCCGATCCAATCAACCAACCCCACAAAGAACAGAGACTATGAAACAAAGATTTTCCTTTCCTCTGTTTTTGGATAGAGTGGCAGAGAGGAAGGGGGAGAGAAGCTGTCGCCTCTGGGGGGATTCAGCTGATCAAAGGGTCTATCTTGCGGACAAATCTCATCCCGCGGGATCGTTTGAAAGAGAGAAGAATGGGGGGTTTCAGGTTGAATTTTTGGGCGGAAAGTTTTAACCGACGATGTCGCCTTCTTCTCGGAACCGGAAGGCCCTTGACACGTGGCGGTCAGTTACTCGTCGCTCGGGGGCTGACGCGCCGGTGATCGTTGAATATTTCCTTCACCGTCCGTCCGTCGTCGACTCAACTCGCACACTTTCGGGGAGAGAGGGAAGAAATTACTatgctctttttttctttttccatttttttcttttttttggtagtatttgaaaaaaaaatatcctaTAAATGGAAAAATCTACGATTATCTACATATAAAAATAGGGAAAAAATGAGGAATAACAGAGGATTGGACCTATATTTATgacttttttttggataagcaTGACATTTTCATGGTAAATACTAACAACCATTTTCatatgcacaaaaaaaaaaacaagaatttgagttttccattttcagtcTTTCCATTGATTGTATATTATGGATTCACTCCGTATGACGGAGTTTTCAGTAAATATAGGACGACAGAAAaactaatttcatttttaagaCTTCTTATTTGTGAAAAGTATATTCtataacatttttctttttctttttttctgtgTAATATTTTATAACACTATAAATCACagataatataaatataaatataatcttattttataaaaaaattattaaaaataatgttaatgtaaaaataataGATCGTACAATTCTTATCCtattcaaataatataaatatttagagCAAACGGTTGTAATCATCTTGAACTCTTTCTGTCTCGAATCATCGCAACATGGATAAGTAAATAGAAATAGATTTTCCTTCATAGAATCAATTCGTCTTTTTTACAGAATGAGAATTGTGGGGATCTTCATATGGTGGAAGAGTTATAAGGAAAACTTcacatatttcaaaatttataaccATATTTTCTCATTATTTGATCATTTAAGAAATGATTGTATTTTGGCAATATAGAAAAGGAATAACGTTGGCCCCTTTTTTCATggattaagaaaaataaaagaatagatTGTTGGAGGGAATTTGCCGCCTCATTTGTGATTAGTTGTTTTGCATTATTTGAGAATGTTGTCATGGCACATGTAAAAGCGATATCCCATAAAAAAAGTATTCGGGAAATTTTATATTCCTCCTCTTTAGCTGTAATTCCTTCTCTAAATTGGTTTTATTTCACCAAATATCGTTCTGGTATGAACCATTTGAGTGTTTCTATTCATGTTATTTATGAACCATTAAAATCGTTACGGTgaaatttttgattttttttgatCAATTATCATTGAGAATCCCAACTGATatgatcatattttttttaatatgaaactTAAATTCACTGTTGGATATGGGATATCCTATAAATAAGAATTTTATGGACATCACGGTTCTACGACTACATTATATTAACATTGACCGATACTATATAGAACATCTACCTTTATGCTTACTTTTCACCTTAAAATACGATGCGTCATTTATATTCAAAGTTTTATTACTAACTACCTTAGAATACGATGAGTCatttatattcaaaattttcttactAACTGCACTCAGCATGTTGTTGTCATGGAAAATAAAGTATCGAAATAGAGAATATGAATTTTATATTGTGCAAGTAAGCACATAGTCAAGTCCACCATAAACTCTTAGCCGATACAATGATGGTCCACCATGAACTCCTAGCCGATACAATGATCTAATATGCTCGAGGAGCAGCCCAAGGaagatggaccgaaattgtaTCCCGATATTGGCATACCATATCGTAAACTTCAAGGTGTAAAATGGAAATAATATCAAACTATATGGctatataatgaaaataatgtCAAACCTTGTGGTATAAAAGTAATATCATCAAAATTTAGGGGCCAAAATGAAATTTCCGGGCACCCCCTGATAAGAAGCTTCACGCACAGCGGAGAGTCGGCGACGGATGCGCGCTGTCGCGGAGCCGAACAACCACAAAGACTTGCCTGAAAATTTGAGAAACCGGAAAACAAAAAACAGGGAAAAAGAGTTTTCCAAGAAAACGAGGAGGGAAAACAGTTCGCGCCACAGAAAGCGTTCTTCCAGCtttacttcttcttcttcccacTTCGGTGATGGTCTCCTCTGGTCATGGCGATGTCCTTTAGGAACACCAAGCATGGCTTTCTGTTCCGGCTGAAAGCCCTACTCCACTTTCCGGTCTATCACTCTGCTCTATCTATCTCACTTTTGGTTGAGGCTATTCGTCGAACAGTTGGTGGACATTCTTGTTTCTCTTTGTGGTTGTTTCCTTTTCTAGGTTCAGAGGTTCAATCACGTAGCAGCTGAAAGCAGATCGCGCACTCCGGTTATCACCGAGATGGGTTCCGAGTCTCCTCAACGTATCGGTAATGCTTGCACTGCAATCCATCAATTGTGTTCTCTTGCTATGCAGAGATTGTTGGGGGCGTGAGATTTCTGGTTCTCTtgtgggaaaaaaaagtgtttttcttttggcaGCCTCGGAGGCATTTGTGCTCCTGCATTGAACCGAAGCATGGTGTTTCATTGATAATGTTGCTGTACTGAGAtgaattaagggaaactaatgaagcattaaaaattttaaaaaaggaaatgacATATCAAAACAAAGAGATTCGGGATTTACTGAAGAGCTTGTATCTCTCAACGATAACGAAGTGTTTCGTCTCTTGGTTCTGTGCCATCGCGcagaataattttttagcaTGGGAGCATAGAGCTGTAGTTGTCATGGTTACATCTTCTTTTCCACGAGCTAAATGGCAGATTATTATGATGAAATGACAAGAAAATGGAACAGAATAACTCATGAATCATTAGACCATGAAGTTGCATTCATGACATTTGGGCCATAACTGTTACAAGCATCCTCATTTGATGTAAGTTTCAATGGTGATCTAGGTGAGGTCGATGTATCAAAGTGGAAAAAGTTTGATTCGAGGCGCTTTGGGATTACCAGGTCAATGATTCCTGAGTACGCTTCGACTGTCTTGGCAATTCTTCGGCATGAAGGTCCTAGTCTATTTCATAGCCAACATGCCAGGGTTTCACCTTCCTAACATTGTTTGTGCCGTGTGATCTTGTTAGGGATAATTAACATAATTAATGGCTCTAGATGGTTGGAGAATTATTGGTTCAATGGTATGCAGGTTTTGATGCCTACTTAGTTGGTGGATGCGTAAGAGATTTGCTTCTGAAGAGAACTCCGAAAGATTTTGATGTGATCACGACTGCCAACCTTCAGAAGGTTTATAACTGTTCTTGTCTTCGTTGAATAATCAGATGATATAGGAGAGAAAATGAAGTGGGGAATTTCAAACTGTTTCTGATTTTCCAACATATTTGAACAGGTAAAAAGCCAATTCCGTCGTGCTCAAATTGTTGGAAGAAGATTTCCTATATGTCTGGTCTGGATTAAAGGTTCTGTTGTGGAGGTAAGCAGCTGAAGCAAACGATCAATAAGGCAGACGAATTTATTTGAGCAATAACTGATTGACTTGAAAGTTTCTGTGGAGTTCTGGTTCGATTTGCTCGAGTTTCTTATGTTCTCTAATAGGTATCCAGTTTCAAAACAGCAGAGGAAATTGCTGAAGAAGCAAAGGAGATTGCTTTGCCTCCTAACCCAAGTGGTAGTAGTGAAAAAGACTTTATTCGCTGGAGGGATTCAATGAGACGGGACTTCACCGTTAAcaggtgattttttttttgtctacaTTTTCTAAGAATAGCCACCTCTGGCATCGGATAGGATTTCAACATATACccatgatgataataatattaaggAGTGTGCATATGTGTAAGTTATCCCAGGAATGCATTGTACTTTATTTTTATCTCTTGATCTCTGGGTGATCCCTCTCATGGACTGTGTAAATTGTGGTTTTAAGAATGGAACTGGTGATATTAGGTTGCATTCTGGACGACTTGTTCCAATTCTCTAGCCACCTAGAGCCCGCATTGCTATTAAAGTTATATTACTTTTGTCCTTTTACTTTTGTCCCAAATAGCTTAAagatcataattttatttctttattttaagaCTAAACTTTGTCTGATCATTCAAGTTAAAGGTTTTGATCTCAACCCTTATGCCAATATATCTTTCAAACCTTAATCTTTTACATTTTCCCTTTTGCTTCTTCAAGCCCCACAAAGTCCCAAAGGGGAGCTATGCAAACTCTCCTATCTCTTTTCTCTAATTCTTCtaattctcatttattttgtattttgacCATTGTTTTATCCCAAAGACGTGTGATATACTTTTCTTTAAATCCATCGGGTTCCAATAGAATATTTAAAATCTAGGATCAACATGGTTTTCTGGTGGGTTCTGCCACCTGAGTTAACTGCTAAATTTCATATCTGATGGTCAGGAAACTGCTACAGGGTAGGCTTTGATATCTGTGAAAACTCGCGGGGTGCCCTTCCTTGCACCCCCCCGCTAATTTTCCAAACGTAGCATCAACATACTTGCAAGAAAATTCTGAACTATTCTGCTATATATTAAAacatgaaatttattttgtttatgttCTGAATACAGCTTATTCTTGGATCCGTTCATGCATAAAATTTATGACTATTCCGATGGGCTGCGAGACTTAAAATCTTTGACGGTGATTCTTTGCTCTATACTACTGTTCCCCTTTCAAATTTGTTATGTTATTTATGTCTTTTTAATTCCTTAAAGTGGactcttttctaattttggtTTCGTATTGTCTGATTTGTGCCAGCTGAGGACTCTGATCCCTGCACAATCATCTTTTACAGAGGACTGTGGTATTTACTGCTAATTTTTGTCTATATATTCTTACATCACTCTTCTTTCCCGAATAATCAAGACTGGGCTTTATTAATTTAGAAGAAAAGTACCCAAAAGCTTGTCAAATTGTACAAATGCCTGCCCAAATGCTATTGCCCTGGCTCTATAACGGGCTAATAGAAGTCCAAAGCATAATAAATGGAGTATTAGACTCATGTCACATGTTGAATGGGCCGACGCAGATATTGAATGAACTTGGTGTTATTGCCTGATGGTTCCATCAATTCCTTTTTACCAAACGTGGCTTTAGAAATGTGAAACATAATTATTGGAAGTAGCAACTATTGAAGCAACTTTTAAAGCTCTGTTTCATTTGATCTCCTCTTTGATACAGCAAGAATCTTACGTGGCTTGAGGATTGCGGCTCGTTTGGGTCTCAAGCTTTCGGAGGACACAAAAGACGCAATTCGTAGCCTTTCATCTACTATCAAGTGTTTGCCCCAGGTATCTTGAAGGCgttaaaaagggaaaagtaaaAAGAGAAATGGTATAAAGACACTTTTGGTAGGATGAAATGGGATGAGAGTCGGATCAAATTCTCATGAACAATGATCTAGTTTATGTGAGGCTTCCTTTTCAAAATGTTTCCATCCCTTTATACAAGAATTTAAGGAGACATGCTTATGAATTGGTTGTCGATGAATTTATAGTGTTTCCCTTGATGATGTCTTTCAAATTTTGTATATGTTGCTCAACAACACAACCTGTGGAAAATGACTATATTCTTGTTCAGGACAGGATAATGATGGAAATCAATTATATGTTGTCTTATGGAGCTGCTGAGCCTTCTCTTCATCTACTGTGGAGATTCAGGCTGCTTGAAATTTTGCTTCCGCTTCAAGTAAGTGGGTTTTTTTTATACTTGTGCATTCTGTGCTGCTTGAACTGGAATTTTGTAGCTTTTATTCTCACATGCATTCTGATTACAGGCAGCATACCTTGATCAACTTGATGGGGTTTCATCTTATAGTTCATCAATGTTGATGGTAAGCTCCCTTTAGCAGGAAACAACAAAGAAGAGTTTCCCTTTCTTATCACCATGTAAAAAAAGATACTAGGTCCAGACCTGCGAGTTGCTCGGGTTTGAGAAATtgtctaattaatttattgtgatttttttatatatatattttgagagAGTTTGGGATATTTTTTGTGAAATGAAAAAACTATTCTTTTACGGAAAACTTTTAGcatgcatttattttttataaattaatataatatataaatatcattattttattaaaaataaaataataagaaaactGGAAGAACTTAATAAAGTTAAGAATGGTCAATATGGATTTCTCTCTTGTTGCTTGTgtgtttttattaaaataattttatatgtgTTTAAATACATAATCAATCTGAGTAATATATGAACAAAATTATGACTGTGAcacttgaattgaattataCAAAAATAAGTCGGGTTTAGCAGTTTCCTTTGTTTGGGAAGAAAAGATATTTGAAAAGTTGGGGATGCTGAGTAAACTGGCATAAACAATGTTTTGGTTTTGCTTTTGATTGGAATCAAATACATGAATCTCCTTTGGAAAATTTAATTGTCTgagaaaccacaagcttaggctttaaaaaaaagtgagtCATGGCACATTCTTGTATCATACCtcggcttttatatattatagttgATATCTATGAGGAATAGTGAACCTTGGGACAATTTGAATAGTTAGATTGCCTAGAATTGCAGGGTTTCGTCATGCTATCACTTAGTTGCTGAAAATAATGGTGGACTCAAAAGAACATGTAAATCTCATCTCAAAGTAGACAGTTTTTTCTAGGATTTTCTGATATTGGGAATGTACATGGTTCCTAAGATGAGACTAACTCAAGAAGGTTCAATATAGCAGCTTTGGTGGATCGAAGATTCTTGCCAATTCCTTCTATCTGAAATGATGATCTGTTCTTTGGCAGAAACTGTTCTCCAATATGGACAAATGGGTTTCTTGTGGTGAACCCTCAAAAAGTATTCTCTGGTAAGTAATTCTCATTCCTTACAAATTAATTCTTAGGAGTCTTTATTGTTGTGATGTCCATTTGCAACGGTACTTCGTTTTGGGAGTCGTGTTTCTGTTTCAGGCTTTGACAAGTCTCAAAGAATCTTCTGAATGTCAATCTACATCCCTTGAGGCTCACCTGTATAACCACTAGAACTGAAAGTACTGATTATGCTGTGCAGTTATTCAAATAGCTACTAAAACCAATCA of the Punica granatum isolate Tunisia-2019 chromosome 6, ASM765513v2, whole genome shotgun sequence genome contains:
- the LOC116211619 gene encoding uncharacterized protein LOC116211619 isoform X3 is translated as MAMSFRNTKHGFLFRLKALLHFPVQRFNHVAAESRSRTPVITEMGSESPQRIGEVDVSKWKKFDSRRFGITRSMIPEYASTVLAILRHEGFDAYLVGGCVRDLLLKRTPKDFDVITTANLQKVKSQFRRAQIVGRRFPICLVWIKGSVVEVSSFKTAEEIAEEAKEIALPPNPSGSSEKDFIRWRDSMRRDFTVNSLFLDPFMHKIYDYSDGLRDLKSLTLRTLIPAQSSFTEDCARILRGLRIAARLGLKLSEDTKDAIRSLSSTIKCLPQDRIMMEINYMLSYGAAEPSLHLLWRFRLLEILLPLQAAYLDQLDGVSSYSSSMLMKLFSNMDKWVSCGEPSKSILWIGLLAFHQALVRRPQDAIVVQAFGSILHFGWKEGVEYARNKANHGVHFVPEILGSSSNYEVAKLADKVSNLAALVNKSVTTLSDSKSLTKSMSAYSLSSCSYLEITEQDKISLGKNYSRNHEWHGSCRSRVY
- the LOC116211619 gene encoding uncharacterized protein LOC116211619 isoform X1, giving the protein MAMSFRNTKHGFLFRLKALLHFPVQRFNHVAAESRSRTPVITEMGSESPQRIGEVDVSKWKKFDSRRFGITRSMIPEYASTVLAILRHEGFDAYLVGGCVRDLLLKRTPKDFDVITTANLQKVKSQFRRAQIVGRRFPICLVWIKGSVVEVSSFKTAEEIAEEAKEIALPPNPSGSSEKDFIRWRDSMRRDFTVNSLFLDPFMHKIYDYSDGLRDLKSLTLRTLIPAQSSFTEDCARILRGLRIAARLGLKLSEDTKDAIRSLSSTIKCLPQDRIMMEINYMLSYGAAEPSLHLLWRFRLLEILLPLQAAYLDQLDGVSSYSSSMLMKLFSNMDKWVSCGEPSKSILWIGLLAFHQALVRRPQDAIVVQAFGSILHFGWKEGVEYARNKANHGVHFVPEILGSSSNYEVAKLADKVSNLAALVNKSVTTLSDSKSLTKSMSAYSLSSCSYLVFVPKKAVNDVQRIFEVLDSRNNEESSCRKSLSKTRSLLGKIILETMSGTDHVGVESIEVERREHGKVAVNKQSDGVALFDSTAAEEHSRPKKLHRDAVADLSMTLRVPTEQGLRKRTALELWGYHGIAEKSRASWRKKSVVLGKEAQKERTAKIQKSIFGNKGNGPVDRIEVVGKAKEPND
- the LOC116211619 gene encoding uncharacterized protein LOC116211619 isoform X2, translating into MAMSFRNTKHGFLFRLKALLHFPRFNHVAAESRSRTPVITEMGSESPQRIGEVDVSKWKKFDSRRFGITRSMIPEYASTVLAILRHEGFDAYLVGGCVRDLLLKRTPKDFDVITTANLQKVKSQFRRAQIVGRRFPICLVWIKGSVVEVSSFKTAEEIAEEAKEIALPPNPSGSSEKDFIRWRDSMRRDFTVNSLFLDPFMHKIYDYSDGLRDLKSLTLRTLIPAQSSFTEDCARILRGLRIAARLGLKLSEDTKDAIRSLSSTIKCLPQDRIMMEINYMLSYGAAEPSLHLLWRFRLLEILLPLQAAYLDQLDGVSSYSSSMLMKLFSNMDKWVSCGEPSKSILWIGLLAFHQALVRRPQDAIVVQAFGSILHFGWKEGVEYARNKANHGVHFVPEILGSSSNYEVAKLADKVSNLAALVNKSVTTLSDSKSLTKSMSAYSLSSCSYLVFVPKKAVNDVQRIFEVLDSRNNEESSCRKSLSKTRSLLGKIILETMSGTDHVGVESIEVERREHGKVAVNKQSDGVALFDSTAAEEHSRPKKLHRDAVADLSMTLRVPTEQGLRKRTALELWGYHGIAEKSRASWRKKSVVLGKEAQKERTAKIQKSIFGNKGNGPVDRIEVVGKAKEPND